A genomic window from Flavobacterium phycosphaerae includes:
- a CDS encoding Glu/Leu/Phe/Val family dehydrogenase, which translates to MTSEITTPAELQNMNPVFGQLSFDNHEQIVFCNDKDTGLKAIIGIHNTVMGPALGGTRMWKYNNEWEALNDVLRLSRGMTFKSAITGLNLGGGKAVIIGDAKADKTPEMITRFGEFVNSLSGKYITAEDVGTTTEDMDRIHEVTNFVTGISEARGGSGNPSPVTAYGVYMGMKAAAKYQFGSDKLDGKKILVQGTGHVGETLISHLRNEGAEVFVADIHQDKMENMVAKYGAKIYTGADLYAADVDIYSPCALGATINDDTVYKIKAKVIAGAANNQLAVEAVHGQILRERGITYAPDFLINAGGIINVYAEIVKYSKEEAIRRTENIYNTTLEIFSFADANNLTTQQAAMQIAQNRIDERKKENANK; encoded by the coding sequence ATGACTTCAGAAATCACTACCCCGGCAGAGCTGCAAAATATGAACCCTGTTTTTGGACAACTTTCTTTTGACAATCACGAACAAATTGTTTTTTGTAACGACAAAGATACAGGTTTAAAAGCAATTATTGGTATTCATAACACGGTTATGGGACCGGCTTTGGGCGGAACGAGAATGTGGAAATACAACAACGAATGGGAAGCCTTAAATGATGTTTTACGTCTTTCTCGAGGCATGACTTTCAAATCAGCAATTACCGGTTTAAACCTTGGTGGTGGAAAAGCGGTTATTATTGGTGATGCTAAAGCAGATAAAACTCCTGAAATGATTACGCGTTTTGGTGAATTTGTAAATTCATTAAGCGGAAAATATATCACGGCTGAAGACGTAGGTACCACTACGGAAGATATGGACAGAATTCACGAGGTAACTAATTTCGTAACCGGAATTTCAGAAGCTCGTGGAGGTTCAGGAAATCCTTCTCCGGTAACCGCTTATGGTGTTTACATGGGAATGAAAGCTGCGGCTAAATACCAGTTCGGTTCTGATAAATTGGACGGTAAAAAAATCTTAGTGCAAGGAACAGGACACGTGGGTGAAACTTTAATCAGCCATTTGAGAAATGAAGGTGCTGAAGTTTTTGTGGCTGATATTCACCAGGATAAAATGGAAAACATGGTGGCTAAATATGGCGCCAAGATTTACACAGGAGCTGATTTGTATGCTGCTGATGTAGATATCTATTCGCCATGTGCTTTAGGTGCTACGATTAATGATGATACAGTGTATAAAATTAAAGCTAAAGTAATCGCTGGTGCTGCCAACAATCAGTTAGCTGTTGAAGCGGTTCACGGACAGATTTTAAGAGAAAGAGGGATTACTTATGCTCCTGACTTCTTAATCAATGCCGGTGGAATTATTAATGTATATGCCGAAATTGTAAAATACAGCAAAGAAGAAGCTATCAGAAGAACTGAAAACATCTACAACACTACCTTAGAAATTTTCAGCTTTGCCGATGCCAATAACTTGACCACGCAACAAGCGGCTATGCAAATTGCACAAAACCGTATTGACGAAAGAAAAAAAGAAAACGCCAATAAATAA
- a CDS encoding ABC transporter ATP-binding protein: MKELQYLNKYFVKYKFHFLLGIIITIVAQIFSLFTPKLISKSFMIIEDFYKNKLSHEVIKTELIHNILWIISTTLIAGVLTFLMRQTLIVMSRHVEFDLKNEVFKHYEVLDQNFYKRNRTGDLMNRISEDVAKVRMYVGPAVMYTINTFIRFTVVIIYMYNVSPRLTLYTLLPLPILSYIIFKLSTEINKRSTIFQQYLSKVSSFTQEIFSGIRVVKAYALEEQYQNQLIDLAKESKTKSMSLARVQSLFGPLMIALIGVSNLTVIYFGGLMYIDGTIKSIGTIAEFILYINMLTWPVASIGWVSSLIQEAEASQKRINEFLKIEPEIKNKNEEHTPIQGEIEFNNVSFTYEDTEITALQNISFKVKKGETLAILGKTGSGKSSILSLLTRMYDIKNGSITIDGKKIDEVNLYDLRNSIGIVPQDAFLFSDTIKNNIKFGKEDATDEEVIIAAKQAVVHDNIMNFGKQYETILGERGITLSGGQKQRVSIARAIIKNPSILLFDDCLSAVDTETEEQILNNLLQISKDKTTIIVSHRVSSAKNADKIIIIDEGQIIQEGSHNQLVNQEGYYAELYLKQLSEKELN; this comes from the coding sequence ATGAAAGAACTTCAGTATTTAAACAAATATTTTGTCAAATATAAATTCCATTTTTTATTAGGAATTATCATCACCATAGTTGCCCAAATTTTCTCTCTTTTTACTCCGAAGCTCATTAGCAAATCGTTTATGATTATTGAAGATTTTTATAAAAACAAATTAAGCCACGAGGTCATTAAAACAGAATTGATTCACAACATCCTCTGGATTATAAGTACCACCCTGATTGCCGGAGTTTTAACTTTTTTGATGCGTCAAACTTTAATTGTTATGTCGCGTCATGTAGAGTTTGATTTGAAAAATGAAGTCTTCAAACATTATGAAGTACTGGATCAAAACTTCTACAAACGCAACCGAACCGGCGATTTAATGAACCGAATTAGCGAAGATGTTGCCAAAGTGCGCATGTATGTTGGTCCCGCGGTCATGTATACCATCAATACTTTTATTCGCTTTACGGTAGTGATTATATATATGTATAATGTCTCTCCTCGATTGACGTTATACACTTTATTGCCTTTACCGATATTATCGTATATCATTTTTAAGTTAAGTACCGAGATTAATAAACGCAGTACTATTTTCCAACAGTATTTATCCAAAGTTTCGAGTTTCACACAGGAAATATTTTCCGGAATCCGAGTGGTAAAAGCCTATGCTTTGGAAGAACAATACCAAAACCAATTGATTGATTTAGCCAAAGAAAGCAAAACAAAAAGCATGAGTTTGGCTCGGGTGCAATCTTTATTTGGTCCGTTAATGATCGCTTTGATTGGTGTGAGTAACTTAACGGTGATTTACTTTGGCGGTCTGATGTATATTGACGGGACTATTAAAAGCATCGGAACGATAGCCGAATTCATTTTGTATATCAATATGCTGACTTGGCCGGTAGCTTCCATTGGTTGGGTTTCCTCACTTATTCAGGAAGCAGAAGCCTCCCAAAAAAGGATTAATGAATTTTTGAAAATTGAACCCGAAATCAAAAACAAAAATGAAGAACATACTCCAATTCAGGGTGAAATTGAATTCAACAATGTAAGTTTTACTTATGAAGACACCGAAATAACTGCATTGCAAAACATTTCGTTCAAAGTTAAAAAAGGGGAAACGCTGGCTATTTTGGGTAAAACCGGTTCGGGAAAATCCAGCATTTTATCTTTACTTACCCGAATGTATGACATCAAAAACGGCAGTATTACCATTGACGGCAAAAAGATAGATGAAGTGAATTTGTATGATTTGCGCAACAGCATCGGTATAGTGCCGCAGGATGCCTTTTTGTTTTCGGATACCATTAAAAACAACATTAAGTTTGGCAAAGAAGACGCTACTGACGAAGAAGTTATTATAGCTGCTAAGCAAGCGGTGGTTCATGACAATATTATGAACTTTGGCAAGCAATATGAAACTATTTTGGGCGAAAGAGGCATTACCCTTTCAGGCGGACAAAAGCAACGGGTTTCCATTGCAAGAGCTATTATAAAGAACCCTTCCATACTATTATTTGACGATTGTTTATCAGCCGTAGATACCGAAACTGAAGAACAAATCCTGAATAATTTACTCCAAATTTCAAAAGACAAAACCACCATAATCGTGAGTCACAGGGTGTCTTCTGCTAAGAATGCCGACAAAATTATCATCATTGACGAAGGACAAATTATTCAAGAAGGTTCTCATAATCAATTAGTAAACCAAGAGGGGTATTATGCCGAATTGTATTTAAAACAACTTTCGGAAAAAGAATTAAATTAA
- a CDS encoding PUR family DNA/RNA-binding protein: protein MRENDMLEKDEIFSKVLRAGRRTYFFDVRATKADDYYITITESKKFTEEDGSFHFKKHKIYLYKEDFAAFTDILEEMTAYVLNHKGEEVISERHQKDFKREYQQETTEEAAPTEKSFTDIDFDDI from the coding sequence ATGAGAGAAAATGATATGTTAGAAAAAGATGAGATTTTTTCTAAAGTTTTAAGAGCCGGAAGAAGAACTTATTTCTTCGATGTGAGAGCAACAAAAGCTGATGATTACTACATCACCATCACCGAAAGTAAAAAGTTCACTGAAGAAGATGGTTCATTTCACTTCAAAAAACACAAAATTTATTTATACAAAGAAGACTTTGCGGCGTTTACTGATATTTTAGAAGAAATGACAGCGTATGTTTTGAACCACAAAGGCGAAGAAGTAATCTCGGAAAGACATCAGAAAGATTTCAAAAGAGAATACCAGCAGGAAACTACAGAAGAAGCTGCGCCAACTGAAAAGAGTTTCACCGATATTGATTTTGACGATATTTAA
- a CDS encoding tRNA-binding protein codes for MEEKLSWSDFEKVEMRVGTIINVNDFPEARKPAFQLTIDFGNEIGIKKSSAQITKRYSKEDLLGKQIVAVVNFPKKQIGTFMSECLVLGSVGNDNDIVLLTSDLKVANGLRIG; via the coding sequence ATGGAAGAAAAATTATCCTGGTCAGATTTTGAAAAAGTGGAAATGCGCGTGGGAACCATCATCAATGTTAATGATTTTCCCGAAGCCCGAAAGCCGGCTTTTCAATTGACAATTGATTTTGGTAACGAAATTGGAATCAAGAAATCCTCGGCACAAATTACCAAACGCTACAGCAAAGAAGATTTACTCGGAAAACAAATTGTAGCTGTAGTCAATTTTCCGAAAAAACAGATTGGTACTTTTATGAGTGAATGTTTGGTACTGGGTTCTGTTGGCAACGATAATGATATCGTTTTGCTGACTTCAGATTTGAAAGTAGCAAATGGCCTGCGAATTGGTTAA
- a CDS encoding HU family DNA-binding protein, which yields MKYKVLALAALATIIYSCASKSAVVTAEPPKVEPPVATAATVLTPELAEGKSLYENSCARCHRLYEPKEFSAEQWKPIVLRMAPKARLNEAQGMKVYNYVTMQ from the coding sequence ATGAAATATAAAGTATTAGCCTTGGCAGCACTCGCCACGATTATTTATTCATGTGCCTCTAAATCAGCTGTGGTAACAGCAGAACCACCAAAAGTTGAACCGCCAGTTGCAACTGCAGCTACGGTATTAACACCGGAATTGGCAGAAGGAAAATCGTTATATGAAAACAGTTGTGCGCGTTGCCACAGATTATACGAACCTAAAGAATTTTCGGCAGAACAATGGAAACCCATCGTATTACGAATGGCACCTAAGGCCCGACTCAATGAAGCGCAAGGGATGAAGGTTTACAATTACGTGACCATGCAATAA
- a CDS encoding peptidylprolyl isomerase, translating into MENGIYAKFNTTKGTILVKLTHDLTPGTVGNFVGLAEGQLENSARPMGKPYYDGLKFHRVIPDFMIQGGCPQGIGTGGPGYNFDDEIHVDLRHDKPGVLSMANAGPGSNGSQFFITHVPTTWLDGKHTVFGHVVEGQDIVNEIAQGDIIESLEIVRVGEEAQKWNAIESFRTFEGSRLKRIEEAKKQAEAAMEKLAAGFEKTESGLRYKFIQKGNGKKAEAGKTVSVHYTGQLENGKTFDSSYPRKKPIEFPLGKGHVIEGWDEGIALLQVGDKARFVIPSYLGYGSSGAGGVIPPDATLIFDVELMDVK; encoded by the coding sequence ATGGAAAACGGAATATACGCTAAATTTAATACTACTAAAGGAACTATTTTAGTAAAACTAACACACGATTTAACTCCGGGAACGGTTGGTAATTTTGTCGGATTGGCAGAAGGACAATTAGAAAATTCAGCTCGTCCTATGGGAAAACCATACTATGACGGATTGAAATTTCACAGAGTGATTCCTGATTTTATGATACAAGGTGGTTGCCCACAAGGTATCGGGACTGGTGGACCGGGGTATAATTTTGATGATGAAATTCATGTTGATTTAAGACACGATAAACCGGGTGTTTTGTCTATGGCTAATGCCGGACCGGGAAGTAACGGTTCGCAGTTTTTTATTACTCATGTGCCTACCACTTGGTTAGATGGTAAACATACCGTTTTTGGTCATGTGGTAGAAGGACAAGATATTGTGAACGAAATTGCGCAAGGCGATATTATTGAAAGTCTTGAAATTGTCAGAGTAGGTGAGGAAGCTCAAAAATGGAATGCTATTGAATCATTCAGAACTTTTGAAGGTTCTCGTTTGAAAAGAATTGAAGAAGCAAAAAAACAAGCTGAAGCCGCTATGGAAAAACTGGCCGCCGGATTTGAAAAAACGGAAAGCGGATTGCGTTATAAATTCATCCAAAAAGGAAATGGGAAAAAAGCAGAAGCCGGTAAAACGGTTTCCGTTCATTATACAGGACAATTAGAAAACGGCAAAACATTCGATTCTTCTTATCCAAGAAAAAAACCAATCGAATTTCCATTAGGAAAAGGTCATGTAATTGAAGGATGGGATGAAGGTATTGCTTTGCTACAAGTGGGTGATAAAGCCCGTTTTGTTATTCCGTCATATTTAGGATACGGTTCAAGCGGAGCAGGAGGCGTAATTCCACCTGATGCTACTTTGATTTTTGATGTAGAATTAATGGATGTTAAATAA
- a CDS encoding DUF1569 domain-containing protein, translating into MSSIYSKADNDIFISRINKLSPESKAQWGKMTVDQMLSHCQAPLDFTFGQTPMKTNFIMRIFGKMLKGKVFGSSEFKKNSPTAPTFIRTEKYDFEETKKGLIERITVFSELGKEAIKTTNHPFFGELTYDEWSQMHTMHLDHHLKQFGV; encoded by the coding sequence ATGAGCTCTATTTATAGCAAAGCCGACAACGATATTTTTATTTCCAGAATCAACAAACTTTCACCCGAAAGCAAAGCCCAATGGGGAAAAATGACAGTAGACCAAATGCTTTCACACTGTCAGGCTCCACTCGATTTTACTTTTGGACAAACGCCTATGAAGACTAATTTCATCATGCGCATTTTTGGAAAAATGTTGAAAGGCAAAGTTTTTGGCTCATCAGAATTTAAGAAAAACAGCCCCACAGCACCTACTTTTATCCGAACAGAGAAATACGATTTTGAGGAAACCAAAAAAGGATTGATTGAGCGTATAACTGTTTTTTCGGAATTGGGAAAAGAGGCCATTAAGACTACGAATCATCCTTTCTTTGGCGAATTGACTTATGACGAATGGAGCCAAATGCACACTATGCACTTGGACCATCATTTAAAACAATTTGGAGTGTAA
- a CDS encoding class I SAM-dependent methyltransferase, with amino-acid sequence MKKLDYININKQTWNEKTDVHIASEFYDMEGFMNGKSTLNEIELSLLGEVAGKKILHLQCHFGQDTISFARMNAQATGIDLSDKAIDRAREFATQLNLDVTFICCDIYDTPKYLDEKFDIVFTSYGTIGWLPDLDKWANVVAHFLKPGGRFVIADFHPVVWMFDDHFKTVFYNYFNVEPIIESTSGTYADKDAEITTKTISWNHPISEILNSLIKNGLEINSFNEYDYSPYDCFNETVQIEKGKFRIQHLGSKIPMVYSIAATKNNFLSKKKP; translated from the coding sequence ATGAAAAAACTCGATTATATCAATATCAACAAGCAAACCTGGAACGAGAAGACGGATGTCCATATCGCTTCCGAGTTTTATGACATGGAAGGTTTCATGAATGGTAAATCTACCTTAAACGAAATTGAACTGTCCTTGTTGGGTGAGGTTGCGGGAAAGAAAATCCTACACCTGCAATGTCATTTTGGGCAAGACACCATTTCATTTGCTAGAATGAATGCTCAGGCAACAGGTATTGATTTATCGGACAAAGCTATCGACAGAGCCAGGGAGTTTGCTACTCAACTGAATCTGGACGTTACTTTTATTTGCTGTGATATTTATGATACACCGAAGTATCTGGATGAAAAGTTTGATATCGTTTTTACCAGCTATGGTACGATAGGCTGGCTGCCCGATTTGGATAAATGGGCGAATGTAGTTGCTCATTTTTTAAAACCCGGCGGAAGGTTTGTTATAGCCGATTTCCATCCGGTGGTTTGGATGTTTGACGATCATTTCAAGACCGTGTTTTATAATTATTTCAATGTTGAACCAATTATAGAAAGTACTAGCGGAACTTATGCCGATAAAGACGCTGAGATAACTACCAAAACCATCAGTTGGAACCATCCTATATCCGAAATTTTAAACAGCTTAATTAAAAACGGATTGGAAATCAATAGTTTTAACGAGTATGATTATTCACCTTATGATTGTTTTAATGAAACTGTTCAAATTGAAAAAGGGAAGTTTCGAATTCAACACTTAGGCAGCAAAATCCCGATGGTTTATTCGATTGCGGCAACTAAAAATAATTTCCTAAGTAAGAAGAAGCCCTAG
- the trmD gene encoding tRNA (guanosine(37)-N1)-methyltransferase TrmD has product MRIDIITILPDLLRSPFEGSIMKRAIEKELVEVHFHNLRDYTTNKQKSVDDYQFGGGAGMVMMIQPIDDCITHLKSQRDYDEIIYMSPDGETLNQKMANTMSMYENIIILCGHYKGVDQRVRDHFITKEISIGDYVLSGGEIGAIVFCDAIIRLIPGVLSDETSALTDSFQDNLLSGPIYTRPADYKGWKVPEVLTSGHFAKIDKWREDMAYEHTKNRRPDLLDES; this is encoded by the coding sequence ATGCGAATAGACATCATCACCATATTACCCGATTTATTGAGAAGTCCTTTTGAAGGTTCTATCATGAAACGCGCCATTGAAAAAGAATTGGTTGAAGTACACTTTCACAATCTGAGAGATTACACCACCAACAAACAAAAAAGTGTGGATGATTACCAGTTTGGCGGAGGTGCCGGCATGGTCATGATGATACAACCCATTGATGATTGTATTACTCATTTGAAAAGTCAACGAGACTACGACGAAATCATTTATATGTCGCCTGATGGGGAAACTTTGAATCAAAAAATGGCCAATACGATGTCGATGTATGAGAATATCATCATACTGTGCGGTCATTATAAAGGAGTTGACCAACGCGTTCGCGATCATTTTATTACCAAAGAAATTTCGATTGGCGATTATGTGCTATCCGGTGGAGAAATCGGAGCCATTGTATTTTGCGATGCCATAATTAGATTGATTCCCGGGGTTTTGAGTGATGAGACCTCAGCTTTGACCGATAGTTTTCAAGATAATTTATTATCCGGGCCCATTTACACTAGGCCGGCAGATTATAAAGGATGGAAAGTTCCGGAAGTATTGACCAGCGGTCATTTTGCCAAAATTGATAAATGGCGTGAGGATATGGCGTATGAACATACTAAAAACAGACGTCCTGATTTGCTTGACGAATCGTAG
- the rplS gene encoding 50S ribosomal protein L19, giving the protein MANLVDFVNNELSTKKDFPAFGAGDTITVYYEIKEGEKTRTQFFKGVVIQRKGAGLTETFTIRKMSGAVGVERIFPVNMPALQKVEVNQRGKVRRARIFYFRELTGKKAKIKERRR; this is encoded by the coding sequence ATGGCAAATTTAGTAGATTTCGTTAATAACGAATTATCGACAAAAAAAGATTTCCCTGCGTTCGGAGCCGGTGATACTATCACTGTGTACTACGAAATTAAAGAGGGTGAGAAAACAAGAACTCAGTTTTTCAAAGGAGTTGTTATTCAAAGAAAAGGTGCTGGATTGACTGAAACGTTTACAATCCGCAAAATGTCTGGTGCTGTAGGTGTAGAGCGTATCTTCCCGGTTAACATGCCAGCGTTACAAAAAGTTGAAGTAAACCAAAGAGGTAAAGTTAGAAGAGCTCGTATTTTCTACTTTAGAGAACTTACCGGTAAAAAAGCTAAAATCAAAGAAAGAAGAAGATAA
- the mdh gene encoding malate dehydrogenase — MKVTIVGAGNVGATCADVMAYRGIASEIVLLDIREGFAEGKALDIMQCATNTGFNTKLTGVTNDYSKTAGSNVVVITSGIPRKPGMTREELIGINAGIVKSVAENLLQHSPEAIFVIVSNPMDTMTYLAFKSLGLPKNRIIGMGGALDSSRFRTYLSLALDKPANDISAMVIGGHGDTTMIPLTRLASYNGIPVSQFLSEEQLAKVAADTMVGGATLTALLGTSAWYAPGASVAYLVDSILNDQRKMIACSVFVEGEYGQNDICIGVPCIIGKNGVEQIVDVKLNDAEKALFAKSADAVRSMNDALQTVLG, encoded by the coding sequence ATGAAAGTTACGATTGTAGGAGCAGGAAATGTTGGTGCCACTTGCGCTGATGTGATGGCTTACAGAGGAATTGCCAGTGAAATCGTCCTATTGGATATCAGAGAAGGTTTTGCAGAAGGAAAAGCATTGGATATTATGCAATGTGCTACCAATACAGGTTTTAATACCAAATTGACAGGTGTTACTAATGATTATTCAAAAACGGCGGGAAGTAACGTGGTGGTAATTACATCGGGTATTCCAAGAAAACCGGGAATGACACGTGAAGAATTAATCGGTATCAATGCCGGGATAGTAAAATCAGTAGCAGAAAACTTATTACAACATTCACCTGAGGCTATTTTCGTAATCGTTTCTAATCCAATGGATACCATGACGTATTTGGCGTTCAAATCATTGGGTTTACCAAAAAACAGAATCATCGGTATGGGTGGCGCTTTAGACAGTTCACGTTTCAGAACGTATTTGTCTTTAGCTTTAGACAAACCGGCTAATGATATTTCGGCAATGGTTATTGGAGGTCATGGCGATACTACTATGATTCCGTTAACACGTTTGGCTTCTTATAACGGAATTCCGGTTTCTCAGTTTTTATCGGAAGAGCAATTAGCTAAAGTAGCGGCTGACACTATGGTGGGAGGTGCTACACTTACAGCTTTATTAGGAACTTCGGCTTGGTATGCACCGGGAGCTTCGGTAGCTTACTTAGTTGATAGTATTTTGAACGATCAAAGAAAAATGATTGCTTGTTCTGTTTTTGTAGAAGGTGAGTATGGTCAAAACGATATTTGTATCGGAGTGCCATGTATCATTGGAAAAAATGGTGTGGAGCAAATCGTTGATGTTAAATTGAACGATGCTGAAAAAGCTTTATTTGCTAAAAGTGCCGATGCGGTAAGAAGTATGAACGACGCTTTGCAAACCGTTTTAGGATAA
- the gyrB gene encoding DNA topoisomerase (ATP-hydrolyzing) subunit B: MSDEIKKNNYSADSIQALEGMEHVRMRPSMYIGDTGVRGLHHLVYEVVDNSIDEALAGHCDTISVIINEDNSITVEDNGRGIPVDMHKKEGVSALEVVMTKIGAGGKFDKDSYKVSGGLHGVGVSCVNALSDHLRATVFRDGKMYEQEYERGKAMYPVKQIGETAKRGTTVTFKPDATIFTQTLEYSYDTLAGRMRELSFLNKGITITLTDRRHTKDNGEFEGEVFHSKEGLKEFVKFLDGNRIPIISHVISMEHEKGEIPVEVALIYNESYAENIFSYVNNINTHEGGTHLQGFRMGLTRTLKKYADASGLLEKLKFEISGDDFREGLTAIISVKVAEPQFEGQTKTKLGNREVVSPVSQAVAEMLENYLEENPNDAKIIVQKVILAAQARHAAKKAREMVQRKTVLGGGGLPGKLSDCSEQDPAKCEVYLVEGDSAGGTAKQGRDRNFQAILPLRGKILNVEKAMHHKVFENEEIRNIFTALGVTIGTEEDSKALNLEKLRYHKVIIMCDADVDGSHISTLILTFFFRFMKELIEGGHVYIAAPPLYLVKKGNKKEYAWNDDQRDIANEKMGGSAAIQRYKGLGEMNAEQLWETTMDPNFRTLRQVTIDSLAEADRVFSMLMGDEVPPRREFIEKNAVYANIDA; this comes from the coding sequence ATGAGCGACGAGATTAAAAAGAATAATTATTCAGCGGATAGTATTCAGGCTTTAGAAGGAATGGAGCACGTAAGAATGCGTCCATCCATGTACATTGGAGATACCGGAGTCAGAGGTTTGCATCATTTGGTTTACGAAGTAGTAGACAACTCTATTGATGAGGCGTTAGCCGGACATTGTGATACCATCAGTGTAATTATTAATGAAGACAATTCTATCACGGTTGAAGATAACGGTCGTGGTATTCCGGTTGACATGCACAAAAAAGAAGGTGTGTCGGCTTTGGAAGTAGTAATGACCAAAATTGGTGCCGGAGGAAAATTCGATAAAGACTCTTATAAAGTTTCCGGAGGTTTGCACGGTGTTGGGGTTTCGTGTGTGAATGCTCTTTCGGATCATTTGCGTGCTACAGTTTTCCGTGACGGTAAAATGTATGAGCAAGAGTACGAAAGAGGTAAAGCGATGTATCCGGTTAAACAAATTGGGGAAACCGCCAAAAGAGGAACTACTGTTACTTTTAAGCCCGATGCAACTATTTTTACTCAAACTTTAGAATATTCATATGATACGTTAGCGGGTCGTATGCGTGAGCTTTCGTTTTTGAACAAAGGCATCACCATTACACTTACAGACAGAAGACATACCAAAGATAATGGCGAATTTGAGGGCGAAGTTTTCCATTCGAAAGAAGGATTGAAAGAGTTCGTTAAATTTTTAGATGGAAACCGTATTCCAATCATTAGCCATGTAATTAGCATGGAACATGAAAAAGGCGAAATTCCGGTTGAAGTTGCCTTGATTTATAATGAAAGTTATGCAGAGAATATTTTCTCTTATGTAAATAACATCAACACCCACGAAGGAGGAACGCATTTACAAGGTTTCCGTATGGGATTAACCCGTACGTTGAAAAAGTATGCGGATGCTTCGGGCTTGTTGGAAAAATTAAAATTCGAGATTTCGGGTGATGATTTCCGTGAAGGATTGACAGCGATTATTTCGGTGAAAGTGGCTGAACCACAGTTCGAAGGACAAACCAAAACGAAATTAGGAAACAGAGAAGTGGTTTCTCCGGTTTCTCAAGCTGTTGCCGAAATGTTAGAGAATTATTTGGAAGAAAATCCAAATGATGCTAAAATCATCGTGCAAAAAGTTATTCTCGCAGCTCAGGCACGTCATGCGGCTAAGAAAGCACGTGAGATGGTACAGCGTAAAACGGTTTTAGGAGGTGGTGGTTTACCGGGTAAATTGTCTGACTGCTCAGAACAAGATCCTGCAAAATGTGAAGTATATCTTGTCGAGGGAGATTCGGCGGGTGGAACGGCTAAGCAAGGTCGTGACCGTAACTTCCAAGCGATTTTACCTTTGCGTGGTAAGATTCTGAACGTAGAAAAAGCCATGCATCACAAAGTATTTGAAAACGAAGAAATTCGAAATATATTCACTGCTTTAGGAGTTACTATCGGAACCGAAGAAGATTCTAAAGCTTTGAATTTAGAAAAACTACGTTACCACAAAGTAATCATCATGTGTGATGCCGACGTGGATGGAAGTCACATTTCTACCTTGATTTTGACCTTCTTCTTCCGTTTTATGAAAGAATTAATCGAAGGTGGACATGTTTACATAGCTGCACCACCATTATACTTGGTTAAAAAAGGAAACAAAAAAGAATACGCCTGGAACGATGACCAACGTGACATTGCTAACGAAAAGATGGGTGGAAGTGCCGCTATTCAACGTTATAAAGGTCTTGGAGAGATGAATGCGGAGCAGTTATGGGAAACAACCATGGATCCAAATTTCAGAACGTTGCGTCAGGTTACCATCGACAGTTTAGCTGAGGCCGACAGAGTATTCTCAATGTTAATGGGGGATGAAGTTCCGCCTCGTAGAGAATTTATCGAGAAAAATGCAGTATATGCTAATATCGACGCATAA